Part of the Candidatus Eisenbacteria bacterium genome, ATCGCGAGCTCCGCGAGTCGTGCTTCGGCCTGCCACGGAAGCTCCGGCAGTCGGCCGCGCGCCGCCTCGATCGTGGCGCGGCTGAGTCGCACCGTCGGCAGGTCGGGCTCAGGGAAGTAGCGATAGTCGTGCGCGTGTTCCTTGCTGCGCATGATCGCGAGCTTGTCGTGATCCGCGTCGTAGAGCAGCGTGGCCTGTTCGATCCGTCCACCGTCCTCGAGCACACGTCGCTGACGCTCGATCTCGGCCACCACCCCTTTCTCGACGCCCTTGATCGAATTGAGGTTCTTGAGTTCGGTCTTGGTGCCGAGCGCAGTCGCTCCGACCGGCCGCAGCGACACGTTCGCATCACAGCGCAGCTGGCCCTTCTCCATGTCGCCGCCCGAGATCCCGAGCCATCGCACCAGGCGTCGCAGGTCGGTGAGAAACGCGGCGCACTCGTGAGCGGCGCGAAACACCGGATCGGTCACCAGCTCCATCAGCGGAACGCCGGCACGATTGAAGTCCACCCGCGAAACACGGCGGTCACCCTGACGTTCGGGGTGAAACGACTTGCCGGTGTCTTCTTCGATATGGATGCGCGTGAGCGCGAAGCTTCGCGTGCCGGTCTCGAACGCGACGGCCAGCGACCCGCCTTCACACAGCGGCCGGTCGTACTGCGAGATCTGGTAGTTCTTCGGCATGTCCGGATAGAAGTAATTCTTGCGCGCGAACACGCTCTCTTCTCGCACCTCGCAGCCGAGCGCGAGGCC contains:
- the gatB gene encoding Asp-tRNA(Asn)/Glu-tRNA(Gln) amidotransferase subunit GatB, with the protein product MAYEAVIGLECHIQVASRTKMFCGCPAGFGSTANSTVCPVCLGLPGALPVANALAIEATARLGLALGCEVREESVFARKNYFYPDMPKNYQISQYDRPLCEGGSLAVAFETGTRSFALTRIHIEEDTGKSFHPERQGDRRVSRVDFNRAGVPLMELVTDPVFRAAHECAAFLTDLRRLVRWLGISGGDMEKGQLRCDANVSLRPVGATALGTKTELKNLNSIKGVEKGVVAEIERQRRVLEDGGRIEQATLLYDADHDKLAIMRSKEHAHDYRYFPEPDLPTVRLSRATIEAARGRLPELPWQAEARLAELAIGDELRSILVADRAHVERFDALVAAGCAPRFAARVVANWELARVNSGAIALERLEEVMPAAAVAVLARREAAGE